Genomic DNA from Candidatus Hydrogenedentota bacterium:
ACTCGCGGCCCGTGCGCGGAAGCGCCTGGAGGCCGTCACGGGTGTGCCTGCCACCGCGATCTGCCTCACGGCGACCCACACCCACTCGGGCCCGGTCACCGTGGCCTATGCGAGCAACGCGGACGACGATACCGTGCCCCCGCCCGACCCCGCCTTTCTCCAGCAACTGGAGGATGGCATCGTGGCAGTGGGGGAGCAGG
This window encodes:
- a CDS encoding neutral/alkaline non-lysosomal ceramidase N-terminal domain-containing protein; translation: MTQPLFAGAAEVDITPETSLHLFGYPHVKRNSTGVHDPLLSSALYLRSGGEQQLFIGNDVIFVPKALAARARKRLEAVTGVPATAICLTATHTHSGPVTVAYASNADDDTVPPPDPAFLQQLEDGIVAVGEQ